From Prochlorococcus sp. MIT 1223, the proteins below share one genomic window:
- the rodA gene encoding rod shape-determining protein RodA: MKNLIITRNSFLRRKRPNKSFKDFNFILWIIPSILFLLGGILIASIQRQVELSNWNPHLITGLIGIAIAFFVAQSPVDLIRKYLSPIYFLTILSLIAVLLFGTEAFGAQRWLSIGGINIQPSEIAKLTSILVLAGILDRNEFDNPSKLIKPLLVIFIPWILVFIQPDLGTSLVFGAVLLVMMYWSGMPFEWGLIFLSGIFTAIFSGVFKIILFLWIPFLGFLAYRSLPKKRLISLLVMLSQIAIAWMTPWLWTYALQDYQKDRLTLFLDPGKDPLGGGYHLIQSQIGIGSGHLLGTGLLQGQLTRLNFIPEQHTDFIFSALGEETGFLGTIFVVVSFSLLILRLLAIARTARTDFESLVVVGIASMFMFQVIVNVFMNIGLGPVTGIPLPFMSYGRTALIVNFISIGLCISVARRSLSLSKSL; the protein is encoded by the coding sequence ATGAAGAATTTAATTATCACAAGAAATTCATTTTTACGACGTAAGAGACCTAATAAAAGCTTTAAAGACTTTAATTTTATTTTGTGGATTATCCCTTCTATATTATTTTTACTGGGGGGTATATTGATTGCTAGCATTCAACGCCAAGTTGAATTATCTAATTGGAATCCTCACTTAATCACTGGTTTGATTGGAATTGCCATTGCTTTTTTTGTTGCCCAATCGCCGGTTGATCTAATTCGTAAGTATTTATCGCCAATATACTTTTTAACCATTTTAAGTCTGATTGCAGTATTGCTTTTCGGTACGGAAGCCTTTGGAGCACAAAGATGGCTAAGTATAGGAGGAATTAATATTCAACCTTCCGAAATTGCGAAATTAACTTCGATACTTGTACTTGCTGGAATTCTTGATCGCAATGAGTTTGATAATCCCAGCAAATTAATTAAGCCATTGCTTGTTATTTTTATTCCTTGGATATTAGTTTTCATTCAGCCAGACTTAGGGACTTCATTAGTTTTTGGTGCTGTCTTACTAGTGATGATGTATTGGTCAGGTATGCCATTTGAATGGGGATTGATTTTCTTGTCAGGTATCTTTACAGCAATCTTTTCAGGAGTCTTTAAAATAATTCTTTTTCTATGGATACCATTTTTAGGATTTTTAGCTTATAGATCTTTACCTAAGAAAAGACTCATTTCTTTATTAGTGATGCTGAGCCAGATAGCTATAGCTTGGATGACTCCTTGGTTATGGACATATGCTCTGCAGGACTATCAAAAAGATAGATTGACCTTATTTTTGGATCCTGGAAAAGATCCTCTTGGCGGAGGCTATCATTTGATCCAGAGTCAAATAGGGATTGGGTCAGGACATCTATTAGGGACTGGTTTGTTACAAGGTCAATTAACCAGATTAAACTTTATTCCCGAGCAACATACTGATTTCATTTTTAGCGCATTAGGAGAAGAGACAGGTTTTTTGGGTACCATTTTTGTAGTAGTTTCGTTTTCTTTATTGATACTTAGGTTATTGGCAATAGCAAGAACTGCTCGTACAGACTTTGAATCTCTTGTGGTCGTTGGCATTGCTTCTATGTTTATGTTTCAGGTGATTGTCAATGTTTTTATGAATATTGGATTAGGCCCAGTTACTGGAATACCTCTTCCTTTTATGAGTTATGGGAGAACTGCATTAATAGTTAATTTCATTTCTATTGGATTGTGTATTTCTGTGGCTCGTCGGAGTCTTTCATTAAGCAAAAGCTTGTGA